One genomic region from Candidatus Chlorobium masyuteum encodes:
- a CDS encoding TrmH family RNA methyltransferase: protein MKRQEREPLSKEKLRKYTRLHQKKQREREGLFLAEGLRTVTELCRNLPDEEMLVALLIRETQPDDIEFTQVFRGKVFSISDRECSQLAQTTTPQGVFGVFRQLPDPEPFGEGKKGASFIVVLDDVQDPGNVGTILRTAVWFGADGVICSGGTVDRYNAKTVRSSAGSIYAIPHYRVEHVADELNRLKALGYCIISASLEGKDFREFSARPEKQVLVIGNEANGVSEQVQALSDRLVRIPHAGKKARVESLNASVSAAILIERMLLD from the coding sequence ATGAAGCGGCAGGAACGGGAGCCGCTCAGCAAGGAAAAACTGCGCAAATATACAAGACTCCATCAGAAAAAACAGCGGGAGCGGGAGGGGCTTTTTCTTGCAGAAGGGCTTCGCACCGTCACCGAACTCTGCCGGAACCTTCCGGATGAAGAGATGCTTGTTGCCCTTCTGATTCGTGAAACGCAGCCGGATGATATTGAATTTACTCAAGTCTTCCGGGGGAAAGTTTTTTCGATAAGTGACAGAGAGTGTTCACAACTTGCCCAGACCACAACTCCTCAGGGTGTGTTCGGTGTTTTTCGACAGCTGCCCGATCCGGAGCCCTTCGGTGAAGGAAAAAAGGGAGCCTCCTTTATTGTTGTGCTTGATGATGTTCAGGATCCCGGCAATGTGGGAACCATACTCAGAACAGCGGTCTGGTTCGGAGCTGACGGCGTGATCTGCAGTGGAGGAACCGTTGACCGGTACAACGCAAAAACCGTTCGTTCTTCAGCCGGAAGCATTTATGCCATACCTCATTACAGGGTTGAACATGTGGCCGATGAACTCAATCGGCTTAAGGCGCTTGGTTATTGTATTATTTCCGCTTCGCTTGAGGGAAAGGATTTCAGGGAGTTCAGCGCCCGGCCTGAAAAACAGGTGCTGGTTATCGGCAATGAAGCCAACGGGGTGAGTGAGCAGGTTCAGGCACTTTCCGACAGGCTTGTACGGATACCGCATGCAGGAAAAAAGGCGCGGGTTGAATCGCTTAACGCTTCGGTCTCCGCGGCCATATTAATAGAGCGGATGCTGCTTGATTAA
- a CDS encoding universal stress protein — MKLLIPSKEHTIRFRHITVALDCSAHSNASLNAAAELARLMQADLTGIFVEDINLFRMADLPFSHEIRMYTAEPEKIDTVQLERSVKLQAREAESSLQRVAGECNVEYSFRVCRGVVPAEVIAAAPDEDLLVLGRSGRSPSCRKGLGSTARRALAEGKKPLLLMRPGFSASEGSLLVLYDGSEGAHLALSTAISLKNPGNTLHLLLLAESYEESLEMERALKQERVLTNTAVEYHHLPLKNGKTVVRYIRMAASGLLILSDRMKLPKESVHELVREIDYPVLLV; from the coding sequence ATGAAACTCCTGATACCATCGAAAGAGCATACTATACGCTTCCGCCATATCACCGTAGCCCTCGACTGTTCGGCGCACAGCAACGCATCGCTCAACGCCGCAGCAGAACTTGCCCGTCTGATGCAGGCGGATCTTACCGGTATTTTTGTCGAAGATATCAATCTGTTCCGGATGGCCGATCTACCCTTCAGCCATGAAATCCGCATGTACACGGCCGAACCGGAAAAAATCGACACCGTTCAGCTGGAGCGTTCAGTAAAACTACAGGCAAGAGAGGCTGAGAGTTCCCTGCAGCGTGTCGCAGGAGAGTGCAACGTGGAGTACTCATTCAGGGTTTGCCGGGGAGTGGTGCCCGCAGAGGTAATCGCCGCTGCGCCTGATGAGGATCTCCTTGTGCTTGGCCGCAGCGGACGTTCGCCCTCATGCCGCAAAGGGCTGGGTTCAACAGCAAGAAGAGCCCTTGCCGAGGGGAAAAAGCCACTCCTGCTCATGAGGCCCGGCTTCTCGGCAAGCGAAGGATCTCTGCTCGTACTCTATGACGGATCGGAAGGGGCTCATCTCGCACTCTCGACAGCAATCAGCCTTAAAAACCCCGGCAACACGCTCCATCTGCTTCTGCTCGCAGAGAGCTATGAAGAGAGCCTTGAAATGGAGAGGGCACTCAAACAAGAGAGAGTACTCACCAATACTGCTGTGGAGTACCATCATCTGCCGCTCAAAAACGGAAAAACAGTTGTGCGCTACATCCGCATGGCAGCTTCCGGACTGCTCATCCTCAGCGACCGGATGAAGCTCCCAAAGGAGAGCGTGCATGAGCTGGTCCGTGAAATTGACTATCCGGTTCTGCTCGTTTGA